In Victivallis lenta, one DNA window encodes the following:
- a CDS encoding tyrosine-type recombinase/integrase — protein sequence MKQEVGTIYQKPSGIYYYRYQINGERKAISLKTKNQEEAKRKVKELLPILKATSIEVVSAHVAHARNLIKPANVLPLTEVWNTYSKHPNRATPATVNERLNYEADLRDFLASLPESCQYLHEVTPELADAYAQKLRERQLAVDTHNRKIKRLRKIFSTLIEYCPDGSPFQSPVLWRKDREEQEHNTRRLAFTREQEQALLDVLADSTHKVKNKPEIRVIYHLGMFTGQRLKDCVLLQWHKVDLERRRIWVKQFKTGKEVTIPIADQLLTVLQEALAWKRDEYICPNCAARYKQKDASGKDVGCNKVGLDILRVIRWIGLEPSVEVPGRKKKATVYGFHSLRHSFASHCAEAGVPKAVLLSILGTDSDIADKYYIHVGEEAQMEAIAAVASITTKSDRQRIEEVLKLLDIPDIPAEEILNRVRHVLKV from the coding sequence ATGAAGCAGGAAGTCGGCACCATCTACCAGAAACCAAGCGGAATTTACTATTATCGCTATCAGATCAATGGTGAACGAAAAGCGATCAGCCTGAAAACCAAGAATCAGGAAGAAGCGAAACGGAAAGTCAAAGAGCTGCTTCCGATTCTGAAAGCAACCAGCATAGAGGTCGTTTCGGCACATGTCGCTCACGCGCGCAATCTGATCAAACCGGCAAACGTGTTGCCGCTTACCGAGGTGTGGAACACTTATTCCAAGCATCCGAACCGCGCTACCCCTGCGACCGTAAACGAACGGCTCAATTATGAAGCCGACTTGCGAGATTTTCTGGCATCTCTGCCGGAAAGCTGCCAATATCTTCACGAAGTGACGCCGGAACTCGCCGATGCCTATGCGCAAAAGCTCCGGGAACGTCAACTGGCCGTTGATACGCACAACCGTAAGATCAAACGGTTGCGGAAAATCTTCTCTACTCTTATTGAGTATTGTCCCGACGGTTCTCCTTTTCAATCTCCTGTCCTGTGGCGTAAAGACCGCGAAGAGCAGGAACACAATACACGCCGTCTTGCCTTTACTCGCGAGCAGGAACAGGCATTGCTGGACGTACTGGCCGATTCTACGCACAAAGTGAAGAACAAGCCGGAAATCCGGGTCATCTATCATCTGGGGATGTTTACCGGCCAGCGGCTGAAAGACTGTGTTCTGCTGCAATGGCATAAGGTTGATCTTGAACGGCGGCGCATCTGGGTCAAGCAATTCAAGACCGGAAAAGAAGTTACAATACCAATCGCCGATCAGTTATTGACGGTGCTTCAGGAAGCGTTGGCATGGAAGCGTGATGAATATATCTGCCCGAACTGTGCGGCTCGCTATAAACAGAAAGACGCCAGCGGCAAAGATGTCGGATGCAATAAAGTCGGCCTGGATATCCTCCGGGTGATCCGCTGGATCGGGTTGGAGCCATCCGTGGAGGTGCCGGGGCGCAAGAAGAAGGCAACGGTCTACGGCTTTCATTCCCTGCGCCACAGCTTTGCCAGTCATTGTGCCGAAGCGGGCGTCCCGAAAGCCGTATTGCTTTCAATTCTCGGCACTGACTCTGATATAGCTGATAAATACTATATTCATGTCGGAGAGGAGGCCCAAATGGAAGCGATTGCAGCGGTGGCTTCTATCACGACCAAATCCGACCGTCAGCGGATCGAAGAAGTATTGAAGTTGCTCGATATCCCCGATATCCCTGCCGAGGAAATTTTGAACCGTGTCCGGCACGTCCTGAAAGTATAA
- a CDS encoding helix-turn-helix transcriptional regulator codes for MQGINRPTELLGVSIFIAPANRPIRPVEIAPGTEIVEVMIGGRIFFEQEGTVREYERGTIFWHTAGEYTIFRTPPDDPYRCLAVRFRVPEDRRTVPRVSGWSSEPALDAFVDEAVGRFHDETIDRTYLCEYVHRRLFWESYICSRRNAAAAYPKPLARALAMMRDTKVLTFSVRDMALRAGVSEPYLYALFHKHLGVSPHQYLLNYRLRLARIRLAGSDDNIKTISEECGFENLESFYRAFRRTSGMPPGEYRRRQQPNG; via the coding sequence ATGCAGGGAATCAACCGGCCGACCGAACTTCTGGGGGTCAGCATTTTCATCGCCCCCGCCAACCGTCCGATCCGGCCGGTTGAAATCGCTCCCGGCACCGAAATCGTCGAGGTCATGATCGGCGGTCGTATTTTTTTCGAGCAGGAAGGGACGGTCCGGGAGTATGAGCGCGGAACGATCTTCTGGCATACGGCGGGCGAATACACGATCTTCCGAACGCCGCCGGACGATCCGTACCGCTGTCTCGCCGTCCGCTTCCGGGTCCCGGAGGACCGCCGGACGGTGCCGAGGGTGAGCGGCTGGAGCAGCGAGCCCGCGCTGGACGCATTTGTCGACGAAGCGGTCGGCCGTTTCCACGACGAAACGATCGACCGCACCTATCTTTGCGAATACGTGCACCGGCGGCTGTTCTGGGAGAGCTACATCTGCAGCCGGCGCAACGCGGCGGCCGCCTACCCGAAGCCGCTGGCCCGGGCGCTGGCGATGATGCGCGACACGAAGGTGCTGACCTTCTCGGTCAGGGACATGGCGCTGCGGGCCGGCGTCAGCGAGCCGTATTTATATGCGCTTTTTCACAAACATCTCGGTGTGAGTCCGCATCAATATCTGCTGAATTACCGGCTGCGGCTGGCCCGCATCCGGCTGGCGGGCAGCGACGACAATATCAAGACCATTTCGGAGGAGTGCGGATTCGAGAACCTCGAGAGCTTCTACCGCGCCTTCCGCCGCACTTCGGGGATGCCGCCCGGAGAGTATCGCCGGCGGCAGCAGCCGAACGGCTGA
- a CDS encoding sugar phosphate isomerase/epimerase family protein yields the protein MFQAAVQLYSFRDQCAKDFVDVLKLVSIIGFKGVEPAGFYDLKPAEFRKIVNDLGMEVCSAHGPWCRSEEQIPEIVDTLGELGLSTCVCGFGPNEFRDMDAIRRTAEMTSVWQEKLEKQGITLFQHNHAFEFDLVDGRPAYDIYAELCPKMKFEIDCYWSANHGKADPVEVMKRYRERTILIHMKDGVLDPDIPLIPLGSGKLPIPAILAEADPKLVKWVIVELDNCAIDIYRGIKKSYQYLTKNGLCIGNR from the coding sequence ATGTTTCAGGCGGCAGTACAGCTTTATTCATTCCGCGATCAGTGCGCCAAGGATTTCGTGGATGTTCTGAAGCTGGTTTCGATCATCGGATTCAAGGGCGTGGAGCCGGCCGGCTTCTACGACCTGAAGCCGGCGGAGTTCCGGAAAATCGTGAACGACCTCGGCATGGAGGTCTGTTCGGCACACGGCCCCTGGTGCCGTTCGGAGGAGCAGATTCCGGAGATCGTCGACACGCTCGGCGAACTCGGGCTCTCCACCTGCGTCTGCGGCTTCGGCCCGAACGAATTCAGGGATATGGACGCGATCAGGCGCACGGCGGAGATGACCTCCGTCTGGCAGGAAAAGCTCGAGAAGCAGGGAATCACTCTCTTCCAGCACAATCACGCATTCGAGTTCGACCTTGTCGACGGCCGGCCGGCCTACGACATCTACGCCGAGCTCTGCCCGAAGATGAAGTTCGAGATCGACTGCTACTGGTCCGCGAACCACGGCAAGGCCGATCCGGTCGAAGTCATGAAGCGCTACCGCGAAAGAACGATCCTCATCCATATGAAGGACGGCGTGCTTGACCCGGATATCCCGCTGATTCCGCTCGGTTCCGGCAAGCTGCCGATTCCGGCGATTCTCGCGGAGGCCGATCCGAAGCTCGTGAAGTGGGTCATCGTCGAACTCGACAACTGCGCGATCGACATCTACCGCGGCATAAAGAAAAGCTATCAGTATCTGACGAAAAACGGCCTCTGCATCGGCAACCGTTGA
- a CDS encoding Gfo/Idh/MocA family protein — MKKTKLGVIGCGMISGAYLKAASRFRNIEIVAGSDIVPGRAAAKRDEFKEFGYSEETFRAYDANPDGTNAELLSDPEIEVVLNLTPPKQHSRVDLEILNAGKHAYSEKPFGVNLEDAMKVMKLAEEKNLRCGCAPDTFLGGGQQTARKLIDDGWIGKPLAGTALVMGRGPEKWPQAPFFFDYGAGPMLDLGPYYITTLVNMLGPAKRVTAFTKKFDDMRTGGPETQPPVYPINVTTHLTGVIEFECGALITMISSFDVWKHGHCPIEIYGSEGSLQVPDPNTFGGPVRVFRKGYEDWQDVPMPFGYTDNSRSIGAVDMVNAIKSGRPHRANNKLAYHVLEIMCSFDKSSSAGRPVDIESTCERPAPLPLGLDDGFLDD; from the coding sequence ATGAAGAAAACGAAACTCGGCGTGATCGGCTGCGGCATGATCTCCGGCGCCTACCTGAAGGCGGCCTCCCGCTTCCGCAACATCGAAATCGTGGCGGGGTCGGACATCGTTCCGGGCCGCGCCGCCGCGAAGCGCGACGAATTCAAGGAGTTCGGATACAGCGAAGAGACCTTCCGCGCCTACGACGCGAATCCGGACGGGACCAACGCGGAGCTGCTCTCCGACCCCGAAATCGAGGTCGTACTGAACCTGACTCCGCCGAAACAGCATTCGCGGGTTGACCTCGAGATCCTGAATGCCGGCAAACATGCGTATTCCGAAAAGCCGTTCGGCGTGAACCTCGAAGACGCGATGAAGGTCATGAAGCTCGCCGAAGAGAAGAATCTCCGCTGCGGCTGCGCGCCGGACACGTTCCTCGGCGGCGGCCAGCAGACCGCCCGCAAGCTGATCGACGACGGCTGGATCGGCAAACCGCTGGCCGGCACCGCGCTCGTCATGGGGCGCGGGCCGGAGAAGTGGCCGCAGGCTCCGTTCTTCTTCGATTACGGCGCCGGCCCGATGCTGGACCTCGGCCCGTACTACATCACGACGCTGGTCAACATGCTCGGCCCCGCGAAGCGCGTCACGGCCTTCACGAAGAAGTTCGACGACATGCGCACCGGCGGCCCGGAGACGCAGCCGCCCGTCTACCCGATCAACGTCACGACCCACCTGACCGGCGTGATCGAATTCGAATGCGGGGCGCTCATCACCATGATCAGCAGCTTCGACGTCTGGAAGCACGGCCACTGCCCGATCGAAATCTACGGTTCGGAAGGTTCGCTGCAGGTTCCGGACCCGAACACGTTCGGCGGCCCGGTCCGCGTCTTCCGCAAGGGTTACGAGGATTGGCAGGATGTGCCGATGCCGTTCGGCTACACCGACAACTCGCGCAGCATCGGCGCGGTGGATATGGTCAACGCGATCAAGTCCGGCCGCCCGCACCGCGCGAACAACAAGCTGGCATATCACGTGCTTGAGATCATGTGCTCGTTCGACAAGTCGAGCTCGGCCGGCAGACCGGTCGATATCGAGAGCACCTGCGAACGCCCGGCGCCGCTGCCGCTCGGCCTTGACGACGGTTTCCTTGACGACTGA
- a CDS encoding nitroreductase family protein: protein MDVMTAILERTSYRGRYEEVPVPEADLKRILEAGLAAPSGCNKQTVSLIAVNDAELLGRLYDVVVPPVGHRAPAMICVLTQRIPAYRDRCFSVQDYSAAIENMLLAIVGLGYQSCWIEGHITDADAIGRKMAELLGVPESCELVCFLPVGRAAEPPVRVRRKSFAERAFFNGFGPEAGDRASAR, encoded by the coding sequence ATGGATGTCATGACCGCGATTCTGGAGCGGACAAGCTACCGGGGCAGATATGAGGAGGTTCCGGTTCCCGAAGCGGACCTGAAGCGGATTCTGGAGGCCGGTCTCGCCGCTCCCTCCGGCTGCAACAAGCAGACCGTCAGCCTGATCGCGGTGAACGACGCGGAGTTGCTCGGCAGGCTTTACGATGTTGTCGTACCGCCGGTCGGCCACCGGGCTCCCGCGATGATCTGTGTGTTGACGCAGCGGATTCCGGCCTACCGGGACCGTTGTTTCAGTGTGCAGGACTATTCCGCCGCGATTGAAAACATGCTGCTGGCCATTGTCGGGCTCGGTTACCAGAGCTGTTGGATCGAAGGCCACATCACCGACGCCGACGCGATCGGCAGGAAGATGGCGGAGCTTCTGGGGGTTCCTGAGTCCTGTGAGCTGGTCTGCTTCCTGCCGGTCGGCCGTGCCGCGGAGCCGCCGGTCCGGGTCCGCAGGAAAAGCTTCGCCGAAAGAGCCTTCTTCAACGGTTTCGGCCCGGAGGCCGGGGATCGCGCGTCTGCGCGGTGA
- a CDS encoding glycerophosphodiester phosphodiesterase, whose protein sequence is MTGDGIILWEAHRGGGGYELPESTPVGFEYAWMLGGTPEADVNATADGRLLSLHDGKLGRTAREIDEETGRTPIAELPYARVRRCDIGSDRYPEQVIPSIDELLAKLRGDVRKEIVIDYKNAPLEQLSELIARFGVAKQLTLATTDEAVAARFRQLQPEVRIKIWLGGAPGEITARFDALAAREFGGFEQVQIHLNDDPERKFWRYALPPDEVRRMLAAAQAKGVLLQALPWQFEREDLFAVLDLGVRSFAVDYPNRFCLLCAEYFAVRTWEKPLR, encoded by the coding sequence ATGACGGGTGACGGGATCATTTTGTGGGAAGCGCACCGCGGCGGCGGCGGTTATGAGCTGCCGGAGTCGACGCCGGTCGGTTTCGAATACGCCTGGATGCTCGGCGGCACGCCCGAGGCGGACGTGAATGCCACGGCGGACGGGCGGCTGCTTTCGCTGCACGACGGCAAACTCGGGCGCACCGCGCGGGAGATCGACGAGGAGACCGGCCGCACGCCGATTGCGGAGCTGCCGTATGCGCGGGTCCGTCGCTGCGATATCGGCAGCGACCGCTACCCGGAGCAGGTGATCCCATCGATCGACGAGCTTCTCGCCAAGCTGCGCGGCGATGTCCGGAAAGAGATCGTCATCGACTACAAGAATGCGCCGCTGGAGCAGCTTTCGGAGCTGATCGCCCGCTTCGGCGTCGCAAAGCAGCTTACGCTCGCCACCACCGACGAGGCGGTCGCCGCCCGCTTCAGGCAGCTCCAGCCTGAAGTCCGGATCAAGATCTGGCTCGGCGGCGCGCCGGGGGAGATCACGGCCCGTTTCGACGCGCTGGCCGCGCGGGAGTTCGGCGGTTTCGAACAGGTTCAGATCCATCTGAACGACGACCCGGAGCGGAAGTTCTGGCGTTACGCGCTTCCGCCGGACGAGGTGCGCCGCATGCTCGCCGCCGCGCAGGCGAAGGGGGTGCTGCTGCAGGCGCTGCCGTGGCAGTTCGAACGCGAAGACCTGTTTGCCGTGCTCGATCTCGGGGTGCGTTCGTTCGCGGTCGATTATCCGAACCGGTTCTGCCTGCTGTGCGCGGAATATTTTGCAGTCCGGACCTGGGAAAAGCCGCTCCGGTGA
- a CDS encoding helix-turn-helix domain-containing protein — protein MNLQKAIRQLELKLGTVIDLEVLHPAFAEMPELQLAPDQYHHHGDFCRWAKKQPGGINACAANKARSRKVALRGRPFWGFCPKGVWDYAQPVLFDGELAAVIYLGYLLPPGHEFAPGWNGRRPGELSRERRREIGSYADFLATYVRLELECYRESVTGRGKKRDDSYYLDQCRHFIERSYHQNPALSDLAEILHVNVNYLGGVIRRVAGKGFRELLADRRLQEAEHLLEHFHGKYSIGEIGRKCGFPDSNYFCTVFRKRTGLSPREFIRRHEADESESERNGDDG, from the coding sequence ATGAATTTGCAGAAAGCGATCCGGCAGCTGGAGCTGAAGCTCGGCACGGTGATCGATCTCGAAGTCCTTCATCCGGCGTTTGCGGAGATGCCGGAGCTTCAGCTTGCCCCCGACCAGTACCATCACCACGGTGATTTCTGCCGCTGGGCCAAGAAGCAGCCCGGCGGCATCAACGCATGCGCCGCGAACAAGGCGCGCAGCCGCAAGGTCGCCCTGCGCGGCCGTCCGTTCTGGGGATTCTGCCCGAAGGGAGTCTGGGATTACGCGCAGCCTGTGCTTTTCGACGGCGAACTCGCCGCGGTGATCTACCTCGGCTATCTGCTGCCGCCGGGGCATGAGTTCGCGCCGGGCTGGAACGGTCGCCGTCCCGGGGAGCTCTCCCGCGAGCGCCGCCGCGAGATCGGTTCCTACGCCGATTTTCTGGCGACTTATGTGCGGCTGGAGCTCGAATGCTACCGCGAATCGGTCACCGGGCGAGGCAAAAAGCGCGACGATTCCTATTATCTGGATCAGTGCCGCCACTTCATCGAACGCTCCTACCACCAGAATCCGGCCTTGAGCGATCTGGCGGAGATTCTGCATGTGAATGTGAATTATCTCGGCGGCGTGATCCGCCGGGTGGCCGGAAAGGGATTCCGCGAACTGCTGGCCGACCGGCGGCTGCAGGAGGCGGAGCACCTGCTTGAGCACTTCCACGGAAAATATTCGATCGGGGAGATCGGCCGCAAATGCGGATTTCCCGACAGCAATTATTTCTGCACGGTATTCCGAAAACGGACCGGTCTTTCGCCGCGGGAGTTCATCCGGCGGCACGAGGCGGACGAATCAGAAAGCGAAAGGAACGGCGATGACGGGTGA
- a CDS encoding FAD-dependent oxidoreductase yields MQTRLEKEKSLPIVAEVDVLVAGGGPAGVGAALGAARNGAKTMLIEQANCLGGMATSGMMSHWCGGTESPLLDEIFARTKASPLLPPATSERAAGWATAHEAQKTALQELLLEAGVTLQYHTRIAGAVVEAGCVKGVITESKSGREVILAHTVIDATGDGDAAAAAGAEFVLGRPEDNVCQPVTLMFRIGGVDHERAAFPGSFESRIDLPKGEIQTLGHEHLPFPAGHVLLYPAPLPGEVCVNMTNVIGIDGTSVRDLTRAEIVCREQMVRIIRFLREFVPGYENCYAVTSASNVGVRETRHFKALYELTEFDIVEAKLFDDWIATRNLFNFDIHSLKGPGLDEHGAQHKFRSKGKYSIPFRCCIPQKLDGLLLSGRNIDGTHKAHSNFRVMPICLNIGQGVGTAAALAARHKIAARDVDVREVQKLLMQAGIQP; encoded by the coding sequence ATGCAGACCCGTCTGGAAAAGGAAAAATCCCTGCCGATCGTCGCCGAAGTCGATGTCCTCGTGGCCGGAGGCGGCCCGGCCGGAGTCGGCGCCGCCCTCGGCGCCGCCCGGAACGGCGCGAAAACCATGCTGATCGAACAGGCGAACTGCCTCGGCGGCATGGCCACCTCGGGCATGATGTCGCACTGGTGCGGCGGAACCGAATCCCCGCTTCTCGACGAAATCTTCGCCCGGACCAAAGCCTCGCCGCTCCTGCCCCCGGCGACCAGCGAACGCGCGGCCGGCTGGGCGACCGCCCACGAGGCGCAGAAGACCGCGTTGCAGGAACTGCTGCTCGAAGCGGGCGTGACTCTTCAGTACCACACCCGCATCGCCGGGGCCGTGGTGGAGGCCGGTTGCGTGAAGGGAGTCATCACCGAAAGCAAGTCCGGACGCGAAGTCATTCTCGCCCACACCGTCATCGACGCGACCGGCGACGGCGACGCGGCCGCCGCGGCCGGAGCGGAGTTCGTTCTCGGCCGCCCGGAAGACAACGTCTGCCAGCCGGTCACGCTCATGTTCCGCATCGGCGGAGTCGATCACGAACGCGCCGCCTTTCCGGGCAGCTTCGAAAGCCGGATCGACCTGCCGAAGGGTGAAATCCAGACGCTCGGGCATGAACACCTGCCGTTCCCGGCCGGGCATGTGCTGCTCTACCCGGCTCCCCTCCCCGGCGAAGTCTGCGTGAACATGACCAACGTCATCGGCATCGACGGGACCAGCGTCCGCGACCTGACCCGGGCGGAGATCGTCTGCCGCGAACAGATGGTCCGCATCATCCGGTTCCTGCGCGAATTCGTGCCGGGCTATGAGAACTGCTACGCGGTCACCAGCGCCTCGAACGTCGGCGTCCGCGAAACCCGGCACTTCAAGGCGCTCTACGAGCTGACCGAATTCGACATCGTCGAAGCGAAGCTTTTCGATGACTGGATCGCTACGCGCAATCTGTTCAATTTCGATATCCACAGTCTGAAGGGCCCCGGCCTCGACGAACACGGCGCCCAGCACAAATTCCGCTCGAAGGGCAAGTATTCGATCCCGTTCCGCTGCTGCATCCCGCAGAAACTGGACGGCCTGCTGCTTTCGGGGCGCAACATCGACGGGACCCACAAGGCGCACTCGAATTTCCGCGTCATGCCGATCTGCCTGAACATCGGCCAGGGAGTCGGCACGGCAGCCGCCCTCGCGGCGCGGCATAAGATCGCCGCACGCGACGTCGACGTCCGCGAGGTCCAGAAGCTTCTGATGCAGGCAGGAATCCAGCCGTAA
- a CDS encoding GntR family transcriptional regulator, whose product MSGKLMYMQIEQEIRERIRSGVYAPESQLPTENELGREFGVSRLTVSKSLANLVKENLISRTRGRGSFVNARRREAPESFADPVSEPGIFKFISPPYSNGDGMEHNRLLEGMNDAVRQQGYNISIDFFSSIDEELELLKNYTKPINNGFAVWPASDPATLEQLKIMQRDRFPFVQLDSYFEELNGNYLLTDSSAGARMAVRHLYGLGHREIAYLTAPLDRVSLSERFAGVLAGLAGAGLGIDGRIGVIPTSEEVNLHNIKERQLDFIRSWLDRQLGGRTPPTAIFCSNDTLAVSVFRLLEEKGVRVPDEISLVGFDNISAASWLPVPLTTVAHDFFRIGSLAGKILMQQRRDYNTLPVQYRVQPNLIVRKSTGPAPVK is encoded by the coding sequence ATGAGCGGAAAATTGATGTATATGCAGATCGAGCAGGAGATTCGCGAGCGGATCCGCTCCGGCGTCTATGCGCCGGAGAGCCAGTTGCCCACCGAGAACGAGCTCGGCCGCGAATTCGGCGTGAGCCGGCTCACCGTCAGCAAGAGCCTTGCAAATCTCGTCAAGGAGAATCTGATCTCCCGCACCCGCGGGCGCGGTTCCTTCGTCAACGCCCGGCGCCGGGAAGCGCCGGAGAGTTTCGCCGATCCGGTTTCGGAGCCCGGCATCTTCAAGTTCATCAGCCCGCCGTATTCCAACGGCGACGGCATGGAACACAACCGCCTGCTCGAAGGGATGAACGATGCGGTGCGGCAGCAGGGCTATAACATCAGCATCGATTTTTTCAGCAGCATCGACGAAGAGCTCGAACTCCTGAAAAATTACACCAAGCCGATCAACAACGGTTTTGCCGTCTGGCCGGCCTCCGATCCGGCTACGCTCGAGCAGTTGAAGATCATGCAGCGCGACCGCTTTCCGTTCGTCCAGCTCGACAGCTATTTTGAGGAGCTGAACGGCAATTACCTGCTGACCGACAGCTCGGCGGGCGCCCGGATGGCGGTCCGGCACCTGTACGGGCTCGGTCACCGGGAGATCGCGTATCTGACCGCTCCGCTGGACCGGGTCAGTTTGTCGGAACGCTTTGCCGGCGTGCTGGCCGGGCTGGCCGGGGCCGGGCTCGGAATCGACGGCCGGATCGGCGTCATCCCTACCTCGGAGGAGGTGAATCTGCACAACATCAAAGAGCGGCAGCTGGATTTCATCCGCAGCTGGCTCGACCGGCAGCTGGGCGGCAGGACGCCCCCGACGGCGATTTTCTGCAGCAACGACACGCTGGCTGTTTCGGTGTTCAGGCTGCTGGAGGAAAAGGGCGTCCGGGTTCCCGACGAGATCAGCCTCGTCGGTTTCGACAATATCAGCGCCGCTTCATGGCTGCCGGTCCCGCTGACGACGGTCGCGCACGACTTTTTCAGGATCGGTTCGCTGGCCGGGAAGATCCTGATGCAGCAGCGGCGGGACTACAATACGCTGCCGGTCCAGTACCGTGTACAGCCGAATCTGATCGTTCGCAAGTCGACAGGCCCCGCGCCGGTAAAGTGA